One genomic region from Candidatus Baltobacteraceae bacterium encodes:
- the atpC gene encoding ATP synthase F1 subunit epsilon, giving the protein MPATIPFKLITPTKVIFEGDAELVIAVTTEGEEGILAHHAPFLSALKPGVLRANIVENGAAKRLELATAEGFMQALPDRVTVLVDAALAFDEVDVAQTRVELTEATERQKAATEPHAVEREAALIDFANAKLRLTGHH; this is encoded by the coding sequence ATGCCCGCGACGATTCCGTTCAAGCTCATCACGCCGACCAAAGTGATCTTTGAAGGCGATGCGGAGCTGGTGATCGCCGTCACGACCGAGGGCGAGGAAGGTATCCTCGCGCACCACGCGCCGTTCTTGAGCGCGCTCAAACCGGGCGTGCTGCGTGCAAATATCGTCGAGAACGGCGCGGCCAAACGACTCGAACTTGCGACGGCCGAGGGGTTCATGCAAGCCTTGCCCGATCGCGTCACCGTCCTGGTCGACGCCGCGCTCGCATTCGACGAAGTCGACGTTGCCCAAACGCGCGTGGAGCTTACCGAGGCAACCGAGCGGCAAAAAGCCGCTACCGAGCCGCACGCGGTCGAGCGCGAAGCGGCGCTCATCGACTTCGCTAACGCCAAGCTGCGTCTAACCGGACACCACTAA
- the atpH gene encoding ATP synthase F1 subunit delta — translation MANETLARRYALAVFQLAQEAQAVDGVGKDLRTIADGIFADPATKEFVLSPVVDRKGKEQVLASAFSGKAHEIALHALLLLVRKRREALLREIVEQYAVLELQARGLEPLTVTAAHELSSEELRALVERLEKIYDKKFDVTQRVAPDLIGGVRITMGDRRVDGSVAGRLEELTRTLFAQN, via the coding sequence ATGGCCAACGAAACGCTCGCACGCCGCTACGCGCTCGCCGTCTTCCAACTCGCGCAAGAGGCGCAGGCAGTCGACGGCGTCGGAAAGGACTTGCGGACGATCGCCGACGGCATCTTTGCCGATCCGGCTACCAAAGAGTTCGTACTTTCGCCGGTCGTCGATCGCAAGGGCAAGGAGCAGGTACTCGCGTCGGCGTTTTCAGGCAAGGCGCACGAAATCGCGCTGCACGCGCTCCTACTCTTGGTGCGCAAACGCCGCGAAGCGCTCTTGCGAGAAATCGTCGAGCAATACGCCGTGCTGGAGCTGCAGGCACGCGGCCTCGAGCCGTTGACGGTAACCGCCGCGCACGAACTTTCGAGCGAAGAACTGCGCGCGCTGGTCGAACGCCTGGAAAAGATTTACGATAAAAAGTTCGACGTCACCCAGCGCGTCGCGCCCGACCTCATCGGCGGCGTGCGCATAACGATGGGCGACCGCCGCGTCGACGGCTCGGTCGCCGGCCGCCTAGAAGAACTCACCCGAACCCTATTCGCCCAAAACTAA
- a CDS encoding rod shape-determining protein, with the protein MDIGIDLGTANVLVHVKGKGIVLREPSVVAKDMNNGRTIAVGEEARLMLGKTPAHIQAIRPLRDGVIADFEVTEAMLSYFIKKVMKDRSWLSTIFKPKPNVVICVPAEITSVEERAVKDAAKLAGAKHVEIIEEPMAAAIGAGLPIDGPSGSMVVDIGGGTTDVAVISLGGIVVSQSLRVAGNKLDEAIIRYIRRVYNLMIGERTAEEIKIKIGSAYRLESELAMEIRGRDLINGLPKTVKITSEEIREALAEPVGAIVEAVKAVLEKTPPELAADIIDRGVILTGGGALLRGLDKLLAEVCGIPVIIAEDPLSCVALGTGMRVRI; encoded by the coding sequence TTGGATATTGGGATCGATCTCGGCACGGCGAACGTGCTGGTGCACGTTAAGGGCAAGGGCATCGTCTTGCGCGAGCCGTCGGTTGTTGCAAAGGATATGAACAACGGCCGAACGATCGCCGTGGGCGAGGAGGCGCGTCTGATGCTCGGCAAAACGCCCGCCCATATCCAAGCCATCCGTCCGCTGCGCGACGGCGTCATCGCCGACTTCGAAGTGACCGAAGCGATGCTCAGCTACTTCATCAAAAAAGTGATGAAAGATCGCTCGTGGCTTTCGACGATCTTCAAGCCGAAGCCGAACGTTGTGATCTGCGTGCCCGCGGAGATCACGAGCGTGGAAGAACGTGCCGTCAAGGATGCCGCCAAACTCGCCGGCGCCAAGCACGTTGAAATTATCGAAGAACCGATGGCTGCGGCGATCGGCGCCGGCTTACCGATCGACGGTCCGAGCGGCAGCATGGTCGTGGATATCGGCGGCGGTACGACGGACGTTGCGGTGATCTCGCTCGGCGGCATCGTCGTCTCGCAATCGTTGCGCGTGGCCGGCAACAAACTCGACGAGGCGATCATCCGATACATCCGGCGCGTCTATAACTTGATGATCGGCGAACGTACCGCGGAAGAGATCAAGATCAAGATTGGCAGCGCCTATCGCCTGGAGTCGGAACTCGCCATGGAGATCCGCGGGCGCGATCTCATCAACGGCTTGCCGAAGACCGTGAAGATTACGAGCGAAGAGATTCGCGAAGCCCTCGCGGAGCCGGTCGGCGCGATCGTCGAAGCGGTCAAGGCCGTACTCGAAAAGACGCCTCCGGAACTCGCTGCCGACATCATCGATCGCGGCGTCATTCTCACCGGCGGCGGCGCGCTCTTGCGCGGGTTGGACAAACTGCTCGCGGAGGTCTGCGGAATTCCCGTCATCATCGCCGAGGATCCGCTCTCGTGCGTCGCACTTGGAACCGGCATGCGCGTACGAATTTAA
- the atpD gene encoding F0F1 ATP synthase subunit beta: MAATGKVVQVLGNVVDVEFTAETLPNINDALTLRVNEDRASSNGQAPAQGEIELGGTAMQARDLVLEVQDELGNNQVRCLAMGSTDGLARGAAVTSTGKPITVPVGEGTLGRIFNVLGKAIDSTDEVKASAMWPIHRSAPTFAAQDPTPKLFETGIKVIDLMAPYTRGGKVGLFGGAGVGKTVLIQELIRNIANVHKGFSVFTGVGERTREGNDLWTEMKESGVLAQTTLVFGQMDEPPGVRFRIAQTGVTMAEYFRDELGADVLLFMDNIFRYLQAGSEVSALMGRMPSAVGYQPTLATDMGSLEERITSTHKGSITSVQAVYVPADDYTDPAVAVTFAHLDATTALSRPISELGIYPAVDPLASNSRILDPQIVGQEHYDVARGVQETLQRYKDLQDIIAILGVEELSEDDKVTVGRARRMQRMFSQPFFVAEQFTGTPGKYVKLADTIAAFKEILDGKVDNLPEQAFFYKGGIDEVKEAAEKLGAAV, encoded by the coding sequence ATGGCTGCCACTGGTAAAGTTGTCCAAGTCCTCGGAAACGTCGTCGATGTCGAGTTTACGGCCGAAACGCTGCCGAACATCAACGACGCGTTGACGCTGCGGGTCAACGAAGATCGCGCTTCGTCCAACGGACAAGCGCCGGCGCAAGGCGAGATCGAACTCGGCGGCACGGCGATGCAGGCTCGCGACCTGGTACTCGAAGTGCAGGACGAACTCGGCAACAACCAAGTGCGTTGTCTCGCGATGGGTTCGACCGACGGTTTGGCGCGCGGCGCGGCGGTAACGTCCACCGGCAAACCGATCACGGTTCCGGTCGGCGAAGGCACGCTCGGGCGCATCTTCAACGTGCTCGGCAAAGCCATCGACTCGACCGACGAAGTGAAGGCCTCGGCGATGTGGCCGATCCACCGCTCGGCTCCGACGTTCGCGGCGCAGGACCCGACGCCGAAACTCTTCGAGACCGGCATCAAAGTCATCGACCTCATGGCCCCGTACACGCGCGGCGGTAAGGTCGGACTCTTCGGCGGCGCGGGCGTCGGCAAGACCGTCCTCATTCAAGAGTTGATTCGAAACATCGCAAACGTGCATAAGGGCTTCTCGGTCTTTACCGGCGTCGGCGAACGCACGCGCGAAGGCAACGATCTCTGGACGGAGATGAAAGAGTCCGGCGTGCTCGCGCAGACGACGCTCGTCTTCGGGCAGATGGACGAGCCGCCCGGCGTGCGCTTTCGCATCGCGCAGACCGGCGTAACGATGGCCGAATACTTCCGCGACGAACTCGGCGCCGACGTGCTGCTCTTCATGGACAACATCTTCCGCTATCTGCAGGCCGGATCGGAAGTCTCCGCGCTGATGGGCCGCATGCCGTCGGCGGTCGGCTATCAGCCGACGCTCGCGACCGACATGGGTTCGCTCGAAGAACGCATCACCTCCACGCATAAGGGCTCGATCACTTCGGTGCAGGCCGTTTACGTGCCGGCCGACGACTACACCGACCCCGCCGTCGCGGTGACGTTCGCGCATTTGGATGCGACGACGGCGCTTTCGCGGCCGATCTCGGAGCTGGGCATCTACCCGGCCGTCGACCCGCTCGCCTCGAACTCGCGGATCCTCGATCCGCAGATCGTCGGGCAGGAACACTACGACGTCGCGCGCGGCGTACAAGAGACGCTGCAGCGTTACAAAGATCTGCAGGACATCATCGCGATTCTCGGCGTGGAAGAACTCTCCGAAGACGACAAGGTCACGGTCGGCCGCGCGCGCCGCATGCAGCGTATGTTTTCGCAGCCGTTTTTCGTTGCGGAGCAGTTTACGGGAACGCCCGGCAAATACGTCAAGCTCGCCGACACGATCGCGGCGTTCAAAGAGATCCTCGACGGCAAGGTCGATAATCTCCCGGAGCAAGCGTTCTTCTACAAGGGCGGCATCGACGAAGTCAAGGAAGCCGCCGAAAAACTCGGCGCCGCAGTTTGA
- the atpG gene encoding ATP synthase F1 subunit gamma, whose product MASVKDLRERIRSLKNTQQITKAMKQVAAAKIRRAEMAQKQARPYAETLGEMLRDLMASVGSVDHPFMKPGREGAPSGVILMTADKGLAGAFNSNAIRQAEIYRRDHQDAVFYTVGIKARNAVRRFGQSEHLTWPLNAPSKIAAARELAQTVTDDFVAGKIGDITLVSQKLVSMISQKPETRRLVPVEGEALRGGGEAGPKSAVEFAPSPEFVLSRLLPKYLEFTLFSAMLETDAAFFAAQLLAMNNATENAGKLIDELTIAMNNARQAAITKELLEIVGGAEALRG is encoded by the coding sequence ATGGCTTCAGTTAAGGATCTTCGGGAGCGCATACGCTCGCTGAAGAACACGCAGCAGATCACCAAGGCGATGAAGCAAGTCGCCGCGGCGAAGATCCGGCGTGCCGAGATGGCGCAAAAACAAGCGCGTCCGTACGCCGAGACCCTCGGCGAGATGCTGCGCGACTTGATGGCCTCGGTCGGCAGCGTCGATCATCCGTTCATGAAGCCGGGCCGCGAGGGCGCGCCCTCGGGCGTGATCCTGATGACGGCCGACAAAGGCCTCGCGGGCGCGTTCAATTCCAACGCGATCCGGCAGGCCGAGATCTACCGCCGCGATCATCAAGACGCCGTCTTTTATACCGTCGGCATCAAGGCGCGCAACGCCGTGCGGCGATTCGGACAGAGCGAGCACCTCACGTGGCCGCTCAACGCGCCCTCGAAGATCGCCGCGGCGCGCGAACTGGCGCAGACCGTAACCGACGATTTCGTGGCCGGTAAGATCGGCGATATCACGCTCGTCTCCCAAAAACTCGTCTCGATGATCTCGCAAAAACCGGAGACTCGGCGCCTGGTGCCGGTCGAAGGCGAGGCGCTTCGCGGCGGCGGCGAGGCGGGCCCCAAGAGCGCGGTCGAGTTCGCGCCCTCGCCAGAGTTCGTGCTCTCGCGCTTGCTGCCGAAATATCTGGAATTCACCCTCTTCTCGGCTATGCTCGAGACCGACGCGGCGTTCTTCGCAGCTCAGCTGCTCGCGATGAACAACGCAACCGAAAATGCGGGCAAACTCATCGACGAACTCACCATCGCGATGAACAACGCGCGTCAAGCGGCGATCACTAAAGAACTGCTCGAAATCGTCGGCGGCGCCGAAGCGCTGCGCGGATGA
- the atpA gene encoding F0F1 ATP synthase subunit alpha yields the protein MINADEIAGILKQQIASFSSEVQEDQVGTVIEVGANLARIYGLQGVRSSELVEFPNGLQGVALNLEEDNVGVVIMGPDNEIKEGDKVRRTGRIASVPVGEALLGRVVDPLGAPIDGKGPIATKKYRTIENVAPSVVERQGVKQSLPTGIRAIDALIPIGKGQRELIIGDRSTGKTAIAIDTIINQKGRNVFCIYVAIGQKSSTVAALAQTLEKKGAMEYTTIVSVGPSDAAALRWIAPFAGAAMGEELMLAGKDVLIVYDDLTKHAQSYREMALLLRRPPGREAYPGDVFFLHSRLLERAAKLSDELGGGSMTALPIIETQAGDFAAYIPTNVISITDGQIYLTPNLFFQGIRPAVDVGLSVSRVGGSAQTKAMKSVAGQLKLELAQYRDLAAFAKLASDLDKSTQNQLLRGEKLTELLKQPQYQPMPVEEQVAILFAATKGYVNDIPTPRLQNWATAFVSCLHDKHPDLLESIEKSGQLSDETKQKLEAALTEFNKTF from the coding sequence ATGATTAATGCAGACGAGATTGCCGGGATCCTTAAGCAGCAGATCGCGAGTTTCAGCTCCGAGGTCCAGGAGGATCAGGTTGGGACCGTGATCGAGGTTGGGGCGAATCTCGCGCGGATCTACGGGTTGCAAGGCGTGCGTTCGTCGGAACTCGTGGAGTTTCCGAACGGTCTTCAGGGCGTCGCGCTCAATCTCGAAGAGGACAACGTCGGCGTCGTGATCATGGGACCCGACAACGAGATTAAGGAAGGCGATAAAGTTCGCCGCACGGGCCGCATCGCGTCGGTGCCGGTGGGCGAGGCGCTGCTCGGCCGCGTCGTCGATCCGCTCGGCGCGCCGATCGACGGCAAGGGCCCGATCGCGACCAAAAAATATCGCACCATCGAGAACGTGGCTCCCTCGGTCGTCGAGCGGCAAGGGGTCAAGCAATCGTTGCCAACCGGCATCCGCGCCATCGACGCGCTGATTCCGATCGGCAAGGGCCAGCGCGAATTGATCATCGGCGACCGCAGCACCGGTAAGACGGCGATCGCGATCGACACGATCATCAATCAAAAGGGCCGCAACGTCTTCTGCATCTACGTTGCGATCGGCCAGAAGAGTTCTACCGTCGCCGCGCTCGCGCAGACCCTCGAGAAGAAGGGCGCGATGGAGTACACGACGATCGTCTCCGTCGGTCCGTCGGATGCCGCGGCGCTACGTTGGATCGCTCCGTTTGCCGGCGCGGCGATGGGCGAGGAATTGATGCTCGCGGGCAAAGACGTCCTCATCGTGTACGACGATCTCACCAAACACGCGCAATCCTATCGCGAAATGGCGTTGTTGCTGCGCCGTCCGCCGGGCCGCGAAGCCTACCCGGGCGACGTCTTCTTCCTGCACTCGCGCTTGCTCGAGCGCGCCGCGAAACTCTCGGACGAACTGGGCGGCGGCTCGATGACGGCGCTGCCGATCATCGAAACGCAGGCCGGCGACTTCGCCGCGTACATTCCAACCAACGTGATCTCGATCACCGACGGCCAGATCTACCTAACTCCGAATCTCTTCTTCCAGGGAATCCGTCCGGCAGTCGACGTGGGCCTCTCGGTCTCGCGCGTGGGCGGTTCGGCGCAGACCAAGGCGATGAAATCGGTCGCCGGTCAGTTGAAACTCGAACTCGCGCAGTATCGCGATCTCGCGGCGTTCGCGAAACTCGCGAGCGATCTCGATAAGTCGACGCAGAATCAATTGCTGCGCGGCGAGAAGCTCACCGAGTTGCTCAAGCAGCCGCAGTACCAGCCGATGCCGGTCGAAGAGCAAGTCGCCATCCTGTTCGCGGCCACCAAAGGCTACGTGAACGATATCCCGACGCCGCGGCTGCAAAACTGGGCGACCGCATTCGTCTCGTGCCTGCACGATAAGCATCCCGATTTGCTCGAGTCCATCGAAAAGAGCGGCCAACTCTCGGACGAGACCAAGCAAAAACTCGAAGCCGCGCTGACGGAGTTCAATAAAACCTTCTAA
- a CDS encoding L-threonylcarbamoyladenylate synthase: protein MNVGTIIDARNESIARVVEEVARVTFGGGTAIFPTDTVYGIGCDPYDSRAIARIYGTKRRPDAKPLTLHLASIPEFLEYAKDNALAIAAGRRLFPGPVTLIVRRPAFISEDVTSGLPTLGFRVPDDPLCLAILERCGPLAATSANISGQLAYRGTGERDGLPAADLLVENGPTRYLAESTVIDLTGPQPRVLREGVVGYERLTELLGPVIRQTVTIRNP from the coding sequence ATGAATGTCGGCACGATTATCGACGCGCGCAACGAATCGATCGCGCGCGTCGTCGAAGAAGTCGCGCGGGTAACCTTCGGAGGCGGGACCGCGATTTTTCCCACCGACACGGTCTACGGAATCGGCTGCGATCCCTACGACAGCCGCGCGATCGCGCGCATCTACGGAACCAAGCGCCGCCCCGATGCAAAACCGCTGACCTTGCATTTGGCGAGCATTCCCGAATTTTTGGAGTACGCGAAAGACAACGCGCTCGCCATCGCCGCGGGGCGGCGGCTTTTTCCCGGGCCGGTGACGCTAATCGTGCGCCGTCCCGCGTTTATAAGCGAGGACGTGACCTCGGGCTTGCCGACTCTCGGGTTTCGCGTACCGGACGATCCGCTGTGTCTGGCCATCCTCGAACGCTGCGGCCCGCTGGCGGCGACCAGCGCCAACATCAGCGGGCAGCTGGCATACCGCGGCACGGGCGAGCGCGACGGCCTGCCGGCGGCGGACCTGCTCGTCGAAAACGGCCCCACGCGCTACCTCGCCGAATCGACCGTGATCGACCTTACCGGACCGCAACCGCGCGTACTCCGGGAGGGGGTTGTAGGGTACGAACGGCTAACGGAACTGCTCGGTCCCGTCATCCGGCAAACCGTAACGATTCGCAACCCGTAA
- the murA gene encoding UDP-N-acetylglucosamine 1-carboxyvinyltransferase, which produces MNTLDRLETTLRVRGGAQLEGTIATHGAKNAALPIMAAALLAKSTVTLHRVPRITDVSVMWSLLESLGARLRYEGDGTVTIDPRNVASHRAPYTLVRKLAASFDLVGPLLGRFGRAEVPLPGGCVLGTRATDMHEQAFRALGCDVKNAHGYLVATAMNRRLHGGEIELRMPSVGATKNALLAAVLADGTTTIRNAAMEPEVGDLAGFLQAMGANVKGAGSDTIVVDGVTELQGVEYTIIPDRIVAGTLLLCGAITRGDVTVTKCDPDHLHAVTLKLQECGAVMTSGDDWLRIQAGGITGGTEILTAPYPGFPTDLQPQMVSFLCTAPGTSIVEESIFNARFSYVNELARMGADARVSMESNTAVIRGVESLSGAPVEAPDIRAGAALVVAGLAAQGETEIIGLEYIDRGYERLEEMLSTLGGQVQRSSGITPLAEPTGLFETSAYPTTRPRTPE; this is translated from the coding sequence ATGAATACGCTCGATCGTCTGGAAACGACGCTGCGCGTGCGCGGCGGCGCGCAACTCGAGGGCACGATTGCGACGCACGGTGCGAAGAACGCGGCGCTGCCGATCATGGCTGCGGCCTTGCTCGCGAAGAGCACCGTCACGCTGCATCGGGTCCCGCGTATCACCGACGTCTCGGTCATGTGGTCGTTGCTCGAATCGCTCGGCGCGCGTCTGCGGTACGAGGGTGACGGCACCGTCACGATCGATCCGCGCAACGTCGCCTCGCACCGCGCGCCCTACACGCTCGTTCGCAAACTGGCCGCCTCGTTCGACTTGGTTGGCCCGCTGTTAGGGCGTTTCGGCCGCGCGGAGGTACCGCTTCCGGGCGGCTGCGTGCTCGGCACGCGCGCGACCGACATGCACGAACAAGCGTTTCGCGCGCTCGGCTGCGACGTAAAAAACGCGCACGGCTATCTCGTCGCAACCGCGATGAACCGGCGCTTGCACGGCGGCGAGATCGAATTGCGAATGCCGTCGGTCGGTGCGACGAAGAACGCGCTGCTCGCGGCGGTTCTTGCCGACGGTACCACCACGATCCGCAACGCGGCGATGGAACCCGAAGTCGGCGATCTCGCCGGATTTCTGCAGGCGATGGGTGCCAACGTCAAAGGCGCCGGTTCCGACACCATCGTCGTCGACGGCGTGACCGAACTCCAAGGCGTGGAATATACGATCATTCCGGATCGCATCGTCGCCGGTACGCTGCTGCTCTGCGGCGCGATTACGCGGGGCGACGTGACGGTCACCAAATGCGATCCCGACCACTTGCATGCCGTTACGCTCAAGCTCCAAGAGTGCGGTGCCGTTATGACCTCGGGCGATGATTGGCTGCGCATTCAGGCCGGCGGCATAACCGGCGGCACCGAGATTCTGACCGCTCCCTATCCCGGATTTCCCACGGATCTGCAGCCGCAGATGGTTTCATTTCTCTGTACCGCACCGGGGACCAGCATCGTCGAAGAATCGATCTTTAACGCCCGGTTTTCATACGTGAACGAGCTGGCTCGCATGGGCGCCGACGCGCGCGTCTCGATGGAGAGCAACACCGCGGTCATCCGGGGCGTCGAGTCGCTCTCGGGAGCGCCGGTCGAAGCGCCGGATATCCGGGCGGGGGCCGCGCTCGTGGTCGCGGGTCTGGCGGCTCAAGGCGAGACGGAGATCATCGGCCTCGAGTACATCGACCGGGGCTACGAGCGCCTCGAAGAGATGCTCTCGACCCTGGGCGGCCAAGTCCAACGCTCGAGCGGGATCACGCCGCTAGCCGAACCAACCGGACTTTTCGAAACAAGCGCGTATCCTACGACCCGACCCCGAACACCAGAGTAA